A stretch of DNA from Oryza brachyantha chromosome 4, ObraRS2, whole genome shotgun sequence:
TTTCAGGTTTCAGCTGCAAAGGCAGTTGAGGAGGCCTTTAGTTAGGCTTGCTCTACCGTACTCTTACCAAATCTTGGATTGCCCAGTTCTAGCTACAGGATATCTTATCTTCTGGGGAGGTTGCTTGACAATGATGCTGGTTCAGAGCAGAGAACTAAAAATGCACTTCGCAGATGAAAATTTTAGCAACAAAAATTTGCAACAAAAGAGTGCCTGCTGTGATTTCTATAAACTTATCCACTACTCGGTTAACTGAATTAAACTGcatcctaaaaaaaatttcctggACAACTTCTATACTCCCAGAGCTGAAAGCCTGATACCCAGGAAAATCCAGAGGAATCGCATCAGCAACGTTGATGTGGCATCCAACGAATGCGATTGGACTGGAAGTTTTGCAATTACGACGACGAGCCTTCTAACCCTAGCTTTTAATATGATAATATTGCCGCGTCGATCCCACAACAAAGCCAGGCCAATATCCTATTCCTCCGATGGCCGAGCTGCTCCCAGGGAATCCAGATCACCATCTGCTCATCATGCCATCGCCCATTTGTTCGTATACTTTACTTCAAGAGGCAGCAACCGCTTAGCCActtcccgcgccgcgccgtccaGGTCACACTGGTTCTTTCgaaacggaaaaaaaaaagagggggagCAAAAGTTCGAATCTTTTCAGCTGTTGCTGCTCCTTTCTCGCTTGCTCGATCGCTCTCTGATCATCGGAGCCATGAGTAATAGGCTGCTTCGTGTGCATCCTTCCGAGCTCAAGATCCCCTGTAAGTGCTTTTCCTCTTGATTTTGGAAGCGGTTTCTTGATGCTTCTCtgtaattgattttttctcttcctgaTTTCTTGATGCCCGTGGGCTGATAAAGATGAGGTCAAGAGGAAGAGGTCTTGCTGCATGCAACTGACGAACAGGACCGACCAGTGCGTGGCATTCAAGGTGAAAATTGCTACCCTGTTCTTTCTTCTCGCTCTGTGCTGATGCTGTTATGATGCACTGCACCGGGGGGTTTTGGAGGAAGGGTGACGGGTTTCATTCTGCAAAACTGCCAATCCGTAGGTGAAAACGACGAACCCAAGGAAGTACTCTGTAAGGCACGCCTGCGGTATACTGCTGCCCCGGAGCTCGTGCGATATCACAGGTGAGGTTTTGCTAAACTGCTTCACATGAACACTGTGCCTTGCTCGACTTGCTGATCGGTCGGTCTGCTTTATTTCTCCTCGTCGTTActgaaaattgtgaaaaattGGTGCAGTTACAATGCAGGCTCCCCATGAGGTGCTATCCGATTACCATTGCAGGGACAAGTTCCTCGTGCAGAGCGTGGTGGTTGGACATAGGGCGACCATGAGAGACTTTGCCCCTGAATTGGTAAGTTCTTGTAGCTCTCTCTGTTCATGGATATATCTAGCCGGGGTTGTCCATCATCAATAGCTGATGTTGCTGTGGTTGTAGTTCGCCAAGGTGCCAGGCAGGGTGATCGAGGAGTTCAAGCTGCGAGTAGTGTATGTTGCTGCTAATCCTCCCTCTCCAGTGcctgaggaggaagaggaagaggaagaggaagaggatgc
This window harbors:
- the LOC102715200 gene encoding vesicle-associated protein 1-3-like isoform X1, with the protein product MSNRLLRVHPSELKIPYEVKRKRSCCMQLTNRTDQCVAFKVKTTNPRKYSVRHACGILLPRSSCDITVTMQAPHEVLSDYHCRDKFLVQSVVVGHRATMRDFAPELFAKVPGRVIEEFKLRVVYVAANPPSPVPEEEEEEEEEEDASPRSEVTSYEVKISPAFDAVSTRTYTSEAKVSSAEDASVESAVDTEREYSVEENQKLQQQMELLRAARSSQQGFSVMFVLLVFMSSVCIGHLMKQIKV
- the LOC102715200 gene encoding vesicle-associated protein 3-1-like isoform X2 — protein: MSNRLLRVHPSELKIPYEVKRKRSCCMQLTNRTDQCVAFKVKTTNPRKYSVRHACGILLPRSSCDITVTMQAPHEVLSDYHCRDKFLVQSVVVGHRATMRDFAPELFAKVPGRVIEEFKLRVVYVAANPPSPVPEEEEEEEEEEDASPRSEVTSYEVKISPAFDAVSTRTYTSEAKVSSAENETLDVTIKSSVVNFFLLQFVLSGQISGTLFGTVPLSVQPYGT